From a single Microbacterium murale genomic region:
- a CDS encoding N-acetylglucosamine-6-phosphate deacetylase — translation MTTTLIHSARLITDGVETADAWVRFEAGHVAATGTGADWADAETVIDATDLAGEGAILTPGFIDIHGHGGAGASFDDGIDAIRTARDLHRAHGTTRAVVSLVTAPLDDLARRVSEIADLMTTDADILGSHLEGPFLDPAHHGAHEPSLLREPAATDVQRLLDAGRGTVRQVTIAPELPGGLEAIRLVVAAGAAAAVGHTSADAATAVEAFEAGATILTHAFNAMPGIHHRAPGPVLAAAADDRVVLEAIADDVHLDPHVVKLIFDTAPGRVALVTDAMAAAGSADGEYDLGAVKVTVTDGIARADDTGSIAGSTLTQDVALQRAVGAGATLVEAVRALTQTPAAAIGLGARLGRLSPGYLGDAVLLDAQLRVVHVQTGAPLS, via the coding sequence ATGACCACGACTCTGATCCACTCTGCCCGACTCATCACCGACGGCGTCGAGACAGCGGATGCCTGGGTGCGTTTCGAGGCCGGCCACGTGGCCGCGACCGGCACGGGCGCCGACTGGGCAGACGCAGAAACGGTGATCGACGCGACCGATCTCGCGGGCGAAGGGGCGATCCTCACGCCCGGATTCATAGACATCCACGGCCACGGCGGCGCCGGCGCATCCTTCGATGACGGGATCGACGCCATCCGCACCGCACGCGATCTGCACCGCGCACACGGTACGACGCGCGCGGTGGTCTCGCTCGTCACCGCTCCGCTCGACGATCTCGCGCGCCGAGTCAGCGAGATCGCCGACCTCATGACGACGGATGCCGACATCCTCGGCTCGCACTTGGAAGGCCCATTCCTCGACCCCGCCCACCACGGCGCGCATGAACCCTCGCTGCTGCGCGAACCGGCCGCCACCGATGTGCAGCGCCTGCTCGACGCAGGCCGCGGTACCGTGCGCCAGGTCACGATCGCTCCGGAGCTTCCCGGAGGTCTCGAAGCGATCCGGCTGGTCGTCGCCGCGGGCGCGGCCGCGGCCGTCGGCCACACGAGCGCTGATGCCGCGACAGCCGTTGAGGCTTTCGAGGCGGGTGCGACGATCCTCACGCATGCATTCAACGCGATGCCGGGCATCCATCACCGCGCGCCGGGGCCTGTGCTCGCCGCTGCAGCCGACGATCGCGTCGTGCTCGAAGCCATCGCCGATGACGTGCACCTCGATCCGCACGTGGTCAAGCTGATCTTCGACACGGCTCCCGGCCGGGTCGCGTTGGTGACGGATGCGATGGCCGCAGCCGGCAGTGCCGACGGCGAGTACGATCTGGGCGCAGTCAAGGTCACAGTGACCGACGGCATCGCGCGCGCCGACGACACCGGATCCATCGCCGGTTCGACGCTGACGCAGGACGTCGCGTTGCAACGTGCCGTGGGGGCCGGCGCGACACTGGTCGAGGCTGTGCGCGCACTCACGCAGACGCCGGCGGCGGCGATCGGCCTCGGTGCACGGCTCGGCCGGCTCTCGCCCGGGTACCTCGGCGACGCCGTGCTGCTGGACGCGCAGCTTCGGGTCGTGCATGTGCAGACCGGCGCACCGCTCTCTTGA
- a CDS encoding family 20 glycosylhydrolase, translating to MVLPLVPLPSSVTESTGALSLTTATRIIVENDADAAASVLADMLAERTGLRPAVTVDTVQPGDIVVRRTTRQGEKYSLRIGEEVQLEGSDAGLFYGIQTLGQLLATDGEGGRLPHVEIDDAPRFSYRGVMLDVARTFFDVDTVKAFIDRASSLKFNHLHLHLSDDQGWRLQIDSRPLLAERSSTTAVLGRPGGFYTKDDFREIVRYASTHHMVVVPEIDLPGHTHAIGLAYPEIVEAPVMNDGLLAQSSALEQPLPVAGEPYLGWGVGHSSVKIHGGATWEFLRDVLTELAELTPGPYLHVGGDECLGTAQADFDSFIERVTALTTELGKTPIAWHEAGSAQVAEGTIGQYWGSTTPAGTHADDARRFAERGGSVIMSPSNTAYLDQKYDADFPLGLDWAALIDLQTAYEWEPTTIVDGLPSEAILGVEGPLWSETIETLDDIDQLIFPRVAAIAEVAWSPAETREWVSFRDRVGALGAVWDAAGWEGHRPTEIAWSAR from the coding sequence ATGGTCCTACCACTTGTTCCGCTGCCCTCATCCGTCACGGAGTCGACCGGAGCGCTGTCACTGACGACGGCGACCCGCATCATCGTCGAGAACGATGCGGATGCCGCGGCATCCGTCCTCGCCGACATGCTCGCCGAACGCACCGGGCTGCGCCCTGCGGTCACGGTCGACACGGTTCAGCCCGGTGACATCGTCGTGCGCCGCACGACCCGCCAGGGCGAAAAGTACAGTCTGCGCATCGGTGAGGAGGTGCAGCTCGAGGGGTCGGATGCCGGCCTCTTCTACGGCATCCAGACACTGGGGCAGTTGCTGGCGACCGACGGCGAGGGCGGGCGACTCCCCCACGTCGAGATCGACGACGCTCCGCGCTTCTCCTATCGCGGCGTCATGCTCGACGTCGCCCGCACGTTCTTCGACGTCGATACCGTCAAGGCGTTCATCGATCGGGCGTCATCGCTCAAGTTCAATCACCTTCACCTGCATCTCTCGGACGACCAGGGCTGGCGGCTGCAGATCGACAGCCGGCCGCTGCTCGCCGAGCGCAGCTCGACGACGGCGGTACTGGGACGCCCAGGCGGTTTCTACACGAAGGACGACTTCCGTGAGATCGTGCGGTACGCGTCCACGCACCACATGGTCGTGGTGCCGGAGATCGATCTGCCCGGCCACACGCACGCGATCGGCCTCGCGTATCCCGAGATCGTCGAGGCGCCGGTCATGAACGACGGCCTCCTCGCGCAGTCGAGCGCGCTCGAGCAGCCGCTTCCCGTGGCAGGCGAGCCGTACCTCGGCTGGGGCGTCGGGCACTCCTCCGTGAAGATTCATGGGGGTGCGACGTGGGAATTCCTGCGCGATGTCCTCACCGAACTCGCAGAGCTCACCCCCGGTCCGTATCTTCACGTCGGCGGCGACGAATGCCTCGGCACGGCACAGGCGGACTTCGACTCGTTCATCGAGCGGGTCACCGCGCTGACCACCGAGCTCGGCAAGACGCCGATCGCCTGGCACGAGGCGGGCTCCGCCCAGGTCGCCGAAGGCACGATCGGCCAGTACTGGGGCAGCACGACCCCGGCGGGCACACACGCGGATGACGCCCGCCGCTTCGCGGAGCGCGGCGGATCGGTCATCATGTCGCCGTCGAACACCGCCTACCTCGACCAGAAGTACGATGCGGACTTCCCGCTCGGACTCGATTGGGCCGCGCTGATCGACCTGCAGACCGCCTACGAGTGGGAGCCGACCACGATCGTCGATGGTCTGCCGTCCGAGGCGATCCTCGGCGTCGAAGGGCCGTTGTGGTCGGAGACCATCGAGACGCTCGACGACATCGACCAGCTGATCTTCCCGCGCGTCGCGGCGATCGCCGAGGTGGCCTGGTCGCCGGCCGAGACACGCGAGTGGGTGTCGTTCCGCGACCGCGTCGGCGCCCTCGGCGCCGTGTGGGATGCCGCAGGATGGGAAGGCCACCGCCCTACCGAGATCGCTTGGAGCGCCCGATGA
- the glyA gene encoding serine hydroxymethyltransferase, whose translation MTDPYFNAPLSEVDPEIAEVLDRELNRQRTFLEMIASENFVPVSVLQSQGSVLTNKYAEGYPGRRYYGGCEEVDVAESLAIERVKSLFGAEFANVQPHSGATANAAVLHAIARPGDTLLGLSLDHGGHLTHGMKINFSGRLYNIVAYGVNPETSLVDMDEVRRLAIEHKPKVIVAGWSAYPRHLDFAKFREIADEVGALLWVDMAHFAGLVAAGVHPSPVPHAHVISSTVHKTIGGPRSGFILTNDADLAKKINTAVFPGQQGGPLMHVIAAKATAFKLAATPEFKDRQVRTLSGAQILAERLTQQDVADAQIKVRSGGTDVHLVLVDLRDAAIDGKQAEDLLHDIHITVNRNAVPNDPRPPMVTSGLRIGTSALATRGFGDAEFTEVADIIALALQPGADVAALKARVDALAGAFPLYPELQQ comes from the coding sequence ATGACCGATCCGTACTTCAACGCCCCGCTCTCAGAGGTCGATCCCGAGATCGCCGAGGTCCTCGACCGCGAGCTGAACCGTCAGCGCACGTTCCTCGAGATGATCGCCTCCGAGAACTTCGTGCCCGTCTCGGTTCTGCAGTCGCAGGGCTCTGTGCTCACGAACAAGTACGCCGAGGGCTACCCCGGACGCCGCTACTACGGTGGCTGCGAAGAAGTTGACGTCGCAGAGTCGCTGGCGATCGAGCGCGTGAAGTCGCTGTTCGGCGCCGAGTTCGCGAACGTGCAGCCGCACTCCGGCGCCACCGCCAACGCCGCCGTGCTGCACGCCATCGCCCGTCCCGGCGACACGCTGCTCGGGCTGTCGCTCGACCACGGCGGTCACCTCACCCACGGGATGAAGATCAACTTCTCCGGGCGCCTGTACAACATCGTCGCCTACGGCGTGAACCCCGAGACCTCGCTCGTCGACATGGACGAGGTGCGTCGCCTCGCGATCGAGCACAAGCCGAAGGTCATCGTCGCCGGCTGGTCGGCATACCCACGCCACCTCGACTTCGCCAAGTTCCGCGAGATCGCCGACGAGGTCGGAGCACTGCTCTGGGTCGACATGGCGCACTTCGCCGGACTCGTCGCCGCAGGCGTGCATCCGAGCCCCGTGCCGCACGCGCACGTCATCTCCTCGACCGTGCACAAGACGATCGGCGGCCCCCGCTCTGGCTTCATCCTCACCAACGACGCCGACCTCGCCAAGAAGATCAACACGGCGGTCTTCCCCGGCCAGCAGGGCGGCCCGCTCATGCACGTGATCGCCGCCAAGGCGACCGCGTTCAAGCTCGCAGCGACGCCGGAGTTCAAGGACCGCCAGGTGCGCACCCTCAGCGGCGCACAGATCCTCGCCGAACGCCTCACGCAGCAGGACGTGGCGGATGCACAGATCAAGGTCCGTTCCGGCGGCACCGATGTGCACCTCGTCCTCGTCGACCTGCGCGACGCGGCGATCGACGGCAAGCAGGCCGAAGACCTGCTGCATGACATCCACATCACGGTGAACCGCAACGCCGTCCCGAACGACCCCCGCCCTCCGATGGTCACGTCGGGTCTGCGGATCGGTACCTCCGCGCTCGCCACACGCGGCTTCGGCGATGCGGAGTTCACCGAGGTCGCCGACATCATCGCCCTGGCTCTGCAGCCTGGAGCTGATGTCGCGGCGCTCAAGGCCCGTGTCGATGCGCTCGCCGGTGCGTTCCCGCTCTACCCGGAGCTGCAGCAGTGA
- a CDS encoding bifunctional methylenetetrahydrofolate dehydrogenase/methenyltetrahydrofolate cyclohydrolase, which translates to MTAVVLDGKAAAAEIKAELTERVAALRDRGIIPGIATVLVGADPASQLYVGMKHRQSEAIGMNSIQRELPADATQEQVEALIDELNADPTCHGYIVQLPLPKHIDTDAILERIDPDKDADGLHPTNLGRLVLNVNAPIHTPLPCTPRGVIELLLRNGYDLKGKHVVVVGRGVTIGRSIGLLLTRRDLNATVTLTHTGTVDLPRYLREADVVVAAAGVKHLVRAEDVKPGAAVLDVGVTREDDPETGKSKVYGDVHPDVASVAGFVSPNPGGVGPMTVALLMTNVVEAAERFASEG; encoded by the coding sequence GTGACCGCTGTCGTCCTCGACGGCAAGGCCGCAGCAGCCGAGATCAAGGCCGAGCTGACCGAACGCGTCGCTGCTCTGCGTGACCGTGGGATCATTCCTGGAATCGCCACGGTGCTCGTGGGGGCCGACCCCGCGTCCCAGCTGTATGTGGGGATGAAGCACCGGCAGTCCGAGGCGATCGGGATGAACTCGATCCAGCGCGAACTGCCGGCTGATGCCACGCAGGAGCAGGTCGAGGCGCTGATCGATGAACTCAACGCCGACCCGACGTGCCACGGCTACATCGTGCAGCTGCCGTTGCCGAAGCACATCGACACCGATGCGATCCTCGAGCGCATCGATCCCGACAAGGATGCCGACGGTCTGCACCCGACCAACCTCGGCCGGCTCGTGCTGAACGTCAACGCGCCGATCCACACGCCGCTGCCGTGCACGCCTCGCGGTGTCATCGAACTGCTGCTGCGCAACGGCTACGACCTGAAGGGCAAGCATGTCGTCGTCGTCGGGCGCGGTGTCACGATCGGTCGCTCGATCGGACTGCTGCTCACCCGCCGCGATCTCAACGCCACGGTGACGCTCACGCACACCGGCACGGTCGACCTGCCGAGGTACCTGCGCGAGGCTGACGTCGTCGTCGCGGCGGCAGGCGTCAAGCACCTCGTCCGCGCGGAAGACGTCAAGCCTGGCGCCGCTGTGCTCGACGTGGGAGTCACGCGTGAGGACGACCCTGAGACCGGCAAGTCGAAGGTGTACGGAGACGTGCACCCAGACGTCGCATCCGTCGCCGGCTTCGTATCGCCCAACCCCGGTGGTGTCGGTCCGATGACCGTCGCACTGCTGATGACGAATGTCGTCGAAGCCGCGGAGCGATTCGCAAGCGAAGGCTGA
- a CDS encoding DUF6882 domain-containing protein, giving the protein MTFAALQPLADRAALFATLRQDALTTAVDALGEHRWDADMAAGTLTFTANANPAHQMVTRPHLVATIAPGPRSLLWAWAHPQGDPQGVAAQLRDYGAQYGIAELSQAELAFPEEAGADLDAWIAQLAHQIGTVAVEITGRSPYYSAPIGGGTRAVFLLDAPLAPLTVQDAVISAPRILSGLTLSDMRSPVWDAARLAGWNLQWTDEAFSGAIVTDASGSATFRFDEHARIVGIEAPGLTG; this is encoded by the coding sequence ATGACCTTCGCAGCCCTGCAGCCCCTTGCCGATCGCGCAGCACTCTTCGCCACACTCCGCCAGGACGCGCTCACCACTGCCGTCGATGCGCTGGGCGAGCACCGCTGGGACGCCGACATGGCCGCGGGGACGCTTACCTTCACCGCGAACGCGAACCCCGCGCACCAAATGGTGACACGCCCCCACCTGGTCGCGACGATCGCACCCGGGCCGCGGTCCCTGCTGTGGGCGTGGGCTCACCCCCAGGGCGACCCGCAGGGGGTGGCCGCACAGTTGCGCGACTACGGCGCCCAGTACGGCATCGCGGAGCTCAGCCAGGCCGAGCTCGCGTTCCCCGAAGAAGCCGGCGCAGACCTCGACGCGTGGATCGCGCAGCTCGCGCACCAGATCGGCACGGTGGCGGTCGAGATCACAGGCCGTTCCCCGTACTACTCGGCTCCGATCGGCGGCGGTACTCGCGCCGTGTTCCTGCTGGACGCGCCGCTCGCGCCGCTGACGGTGCAGGATGCCGTGATCAGCGCTCCCCGCATCCTTTCGGGCCTCACGCTGAGCGATATGCGTTCGCCGGTGTGGGACGCCGCGCGTCTGGCCGGTTGGAACCTGCAGTGGACCGACGAGGCCTTCAGCGGCGCCATCGTCACCGACGCATCCGGCTCTGCCACGTTCCGCTTCGACGAGCACGCTCGGATCGTCGGCATCGAGGCACCTGGCCTCACCGGCTGA
- a CDS encoding MFS transporter, with protein MIRGLEAMQDPGFRWFFLARAITLVTGSMSSIALAFAVLQVDNDALSLSYVLTAFTVANIVFVLFGGVVADRLPRALIIQSCYVIDILSMGAMAALLFSGTATIPLMIVLAAVNGASTAFVLPAMQGIIPQLTTPAHLQQANAMLSFVRSAVTIGGPVIAGILVATAGPAWAMLVQVAGWLCAIPVLALVKLPPPAGSGESTLLRDLRTGWDEFRSRTWLWVVVLAFMIMNAIHVGAWGVVGPYIAKNNELLGITGWGWVISAEGVGVLVMTLLLMWFPLKRPLRLGMIGMAFFAIPLTMLGLHPAVVFLAIAALIAGAGLEVFSTGWNVAMMENIPGDKLSRVSSYDMLGSFVVMPIGTLIYGWMITHADVGIVLLVSAALYAGCALATLAVPSVWRMGRASVVDAADV; from the coding sequence GTGATCCGCGGCCTCGAGGCCATGCAGGACCCGGGCTTCCGCTGGTTCTTCCTCGCCCGTGCGATCACACTGGTCACCGGATCGATGTCGTCGATCGCCCTCGCCTTCGCGGTGCTGCAGGTCGACAACGACGCACTTTCGCTCTCGTACGTCCTCACCGCCTTCACCGTCGCGAACATCGTGTTCGTGCTGTTCGGCGGCGTCGTCGCGGATCGGCTGCCCCGTGCCCTGATCATCCAGAGCTGCTACGTCATCGACATCCTCTCGATGGGCGCCATGGCGGCCCTGCTGTTCAGCGGCACGGCAACGATCCCGCTCATGATCGTGCTCGCGGCCGTCAACGGTGCCTCGACGGCGTTCGTGCTGCCGGCCATGCAGGGCATCATCCCCCAACTGACGACACCTGCCCACTTGCAGCAGGCGAACGCGATGCTCTCGTTCGTGCGATCGGCGGTCACGATCGGCGGGCCGGTGATCGCCGGCATCCTGGTCGCGACGGCGGGACCCGCATGGGCGATGCTGGTCCAGGTCGCGGGGTGGCTCTGCGCCATCCCGGTGCTCGCACTGGTGAAGCTGCCGCCGCCGGCAGGTTCCGGCGAGTCGACGCTGTTGCGCGATCTGCGCACCGGGTGGGATGAGTTCCGCAGCCGCACCTGGTTGTGGGTCGTCGTACTCGCGTTCATGATCATGAACGCGATACACGTCGGTGCCTGGGGCGTCGTCGGCCCCTACATCGCGAAGAACAACGAACTCCTCGGGATCACGGGATGGGGGTGGGTGATCAGTGCCGAGGGCGTCGGAGTACTGGTCATGACCCTGTTGCTGATGTGGTTCCCGCTGAAGCGTCCGCTCAGACTCGGCATGATCGGCATGGCGTTCTTCGCCATCCCTTTGACGATGCTGGGGCTGCACCCCGCGGTGGTCTTCCTGGCGATCGCGGCGCTGATCGCCGGTGCGGGACTCGAGGTCTTCAGCACGGGGTGGAACGTCGCGATGATGGAGAACATCCCCGGCGACAAGCTCTCTCGCGTCTCCAGCTACGACATGCTGGGGAGTTTCGTGGTGATGCCGATCGGCACGCTGATCTACGGCTGGATGATCACGCATGCCGACGTCGGCATCGTGCTCCTGGTCTCCGCCGCGCTGTACGCCGGCTGCGCTCTGGCCACTCTCGCCGTGCCGAGCGTCTGGCGGATGGGTCGGGCATCAGTGGTCGATGCGGCCGACGTCTGA
- the xylB gene encoding xylulokinase, with protein MTSTQTLVAGVDSSTQSCKVVIRDLSSGAVIRSGRAAHPDGTEVDPAAWWEALQSAISDAGGLDGVAAVGVGGQQHGLVALDSDGHVIRPALLWNDTRSADAAAALISEIGAEEYARRTGVVPVASFTASKVRWVADAEPENAARIAAIALPHDWLSWRLRGYGPADESPLGPVLDELITDRSDASGTAYFDSTRGEYDRELLGVALRRDASDVVLPRVLGPAEHVPGQNGILVTAGAGDNAAAALGMGAGSGDIGVSIGTSGTVFAVTDVAVADPSGTVAGFADAAGGFLPLVATLNAARVLDATASLLGVDHGEFSRLALAAEPGAGGLVLQPWFEGERTPNLPDATASLFGMTLLSTSRENLARAAIEGVLCGLADGLDRIRAHGVRAERILLVGGAAQSEAVARIAAQVFDAPVVVPAPGEYVALGAAVQAAWGLRGTAPDWPVEITARLERDTRPIIREQYATRLP; from the coding sequence GTGACCAGCACGCAGACGCTGGTCGCCGGCGTCGATTCGTCGACGCAGAGTTGCAAGGTCGTCATCCGCGATCTCTCGTCCGGAGCGGTCATCCGCTCCGGACGAGCCGCGCACCCCGACGGTACCGAGGTCGATCCCGCCGCATGGTGGGAGGCACTGCAGAGTGCGATCTCGGATGCAGGCGGGCTGGATGGTGTCGCGGCCGTCGGCGTAGGCGGCCAGCAGCACGGTCTTGTCGCACTCGATTCCGACGGCCACGTGATCCGCCCTGCCCTGCTCTGGAACGACACCAGGTCGGCGGATGCTGCGGCTGCACTGATCTCCGAGATCGGCGCAGAGGAGTACGCCCGTCGGACGGGCGTCGTCCCGGTGGCGTCGTTCACGGCGAGCAAGGTGCGCTGGGTAGCGGACGCGGAGCCCGAGAACGCGGCCCGGATCGCGGCGATCGCGCTCCCCCACGACTGGCTCAGTTGGCGTCTGCGCGGCTACGGTCCCGCAGACGAATCACCACTCGGGCCGGTGCTCGACGAGCTCATCACCGATCGATCGGACGCGAGCGGCACCGCCTATTTCGACTCGACACGAGGCGAATACGACCGCGAACTGCTCGGCGTGGCCCTGCGTCGTGACGCGAGCGATGTCGTGCTCCCGCGCGTGCTGGGCCCAGCGGAACATGTGCCGGGCCAGAACGGCATCCTCGTCACCGCCGGTGCTGGAGACAACGCTGCGGCCGCCCTGGGCATGGGGGCGGGCAGCGGCGACATCGGCGTCTCGATCGGAACGAGCGGCACAGTCTTCGCCGTCACCGATGTCGCTGTCGCGGACCCGAGCGGCACAGTGGCAGGCTTCGCCGACGCGGCCGGAGGATTCCTGCCGTTGGTCGCGACCCTGAATGCTGCGCGAGTGCTGGATGCCACGGCATCCCTCCTCGGCGTCGACCACGGGGAGTTCTCCCGCCTCGCATTGGCTGCTGAGCCCGGCGCCGGCGGACTCGTGCTGCAACCATGGTTCGAGGGCGAGCGCACGCCCAACCTGCCGGATGCCACGGCATCGCTGTTCGGCATGACGCTGCTCTCCACGAGCCGTGAGAATCTCGCACGTGCCGCGATCGAAGGCGTGCTCTGCGGCCTCGCCGACGGTCTCGATCGCATCCGCGCGCACGGAGTGCGGGCCGAGCGCATTCTGCTCGTCGGCGGCGCCGCGCAGAGTGAAGCGGTGGCGCGCATCGCGGCCCAGGTGTTCGACGCTCCGGTGGTCGTGCCTGCGCCCGGAGAATATGTCGCCCTCGGAGCCGCAGTGCAAGCAGCCTGGGGGCTCCGTGGCACTGCACCCGACTGGCCGGTGGAGATCACGGCGCGCCTCGAGCGCGACACGCGCCCGATCATCCGAGAGCAGTACGCCACCCGCCTGCCCTGA
- the xylA gene encoding xylose isomerase, with the protein MSLTPTRDDKFSFGLWTIDYNGTDPFGGPTRPRLDVVHAVEKLSELGAYGLTFHDDDLFAFGSTDAERQKQIDRLKGALADTGLIVPMVTTNLFSAPVFKDGGFTSNDRDVRRYALRKVFRQLDLGAELGAKTFVMWGGREGAEYDSAKDVRQALERYRESVNLLADYVTDKGYDIRFAIEPKPNEPRGDILLPTLGHAIAFIGSLARPELFGVNPEVGHEQMAGLNFAAGIAQALFHEKLFHIDLNGQRGIKYDQDLVFGHGDLHNAFALVDLLENGGPGGVPAYDGPRHFDYKPSRTEDETGVWDSAAANMRTYLLLKERAAAFRADPEVQEALAASKVDELATPTLNPGESYDDFLADRSAFEDFDADAYLGGKGFGFVRLQQLATEHLLGAR; encoded by the coding sequence ATGTCTCTCACCCCCACCCGCGACGACAAGTTCTCCTTCGGTCTCTGGACCATCGACTACAACGGAACCGACCCGTTCGGCGGTCCGACCCGCCCGCGTCTCGACGTCGTACATGCCGTGGAGAAGCTGTCCGAGCTCGGCGCATACGGCCTGACCTTCCACGACGACGACCTCTTCGCGTTCGGCTCCACCGACGCTGAGCGCCAGAAGCAGATCGATCGCCTGAAGGGCGCACTGGCCGACACCGGCCTCATCGTGCCGATGGTCACCACCAACCTCTTCAGCGCCCCGGTCTTCAAGGACGGCGGCTTCACCTCCAACGACCGCGACGTGCGTCGCTACGCCCTGCGCAAGGTGTTCCGTCAGCTCGACCTCGGGGCCGAGCTCGGTGCGAAGACGTTCGTGATGTGGGGTGGCCGCGAGGGCGCCGAGTACGACTCCGCCAAGGACGTTCGCCAAGCTCTCGAGCGCTACCGCGAGTCCGTGAACCTCCTCGCCGACTACGTCACCGACAAGGGCTACGACATCCGCTTCGCGATCGAGCCGAAGCCGAACGAGCCCCGCGGCGACATCCTGCTGCCGACCCTCGGCCACGCCATCGCGTTCATCGGCTCTCTCGCGCGTCCTGAGCTGTTCGGTGTGAACCCCGAAGTCGGCCACGAGCAGATGGCAGGACTCAACTTCGCGGCCGGCATCGCCCAGGCGCTCTTCCACGAGAAGCTGTTCCACATCGACCTCAATGGTCAGCGCGGAATCAAGTACGACCAGGACCTCGTTTTCGGTCACGGTGACCTGCACAACGCCTTCGCCCTGGTCGACCTGCTCGAGAACGGCGGCCCCGGCGGCGTTCCCGCCTATGACGGTCCTCGTCACTTCGACTACAAGCCGAGCCGCACCGAAGACGAGACCGGTGTCTGGGACTCTGCAGCCGCGAACATGCGCACCTATCTGCTCCTCAAGGAGCGTGCTGCTGCCTTCCGCGCAGACCCCGAGGTGCAGGAGGCGCTGGCCGCGTCCAAGGTCGACGAACTCGCGACGCCGACACTGAACCCCGGCGAGAGCTACGACGACTTCCTCGCCGACCGCAGTGCCTTCGAGGACTTCGACGCCGACGCCTATCTCGGCGGCAAGGGCTTCGGATTCGTCCGCCTGCAGCAGCTCGCCACCGAGCACCTGCTCGGCGCTCGCTGA
- a CDS encoding LacI family DNA-binding transcriptional regulator, whose amino-acid sequence MNARPTITDVARTAGVSVATVSKAINGRDGVSAATHAHVLRVVAELGYESSLVATSMRRGRTNVIGVLVAEFEPFALQLLRGVSTALQDTPYDVLAYAGTVSSGDHLGWERRSLSRLGGTLIDGAILVTPTSTPAQSSVPIVAVDPHTGADGPATVAVHNFDGARAATEHLISLGHRRIGHLRGRTDLESAHQRERGYRAALDAAGIPFDQALVVEGGYRAASATAGSHALLDLDDRPTAVFAANDLSAIEMIGVGTERGLRVPQDLSVVGFDDIPEAASNVPQLTTVRQPLATMGAVAVRILLSMLDGGEPEHIRLPAELITRSSTMPPTR is encoded by the coding sequence ATGAATGCTCGGCCAACCATCACCGATGTCGCCCGCACAGCCGGGGTCTCGGTGGCCACCGTCTCCAAGGCGATCAACGGCCGCGACGGAGTGTCTGCGGCCACACACGCCCACGTGCTGCGCGTGGTGGCCGAACTCGGCTACGAGAGCTCTCTGGTCGCGACCTCCATGCGACGAGGCCGGACCAACGTCATCGGCGTCCTGGTAGCGGAGTTCGAGCCCTTCGCGCTGCAGCTGCTGCGCGGAGTCTCCACCGCTCTGCAGGACACGCCATACGATGTCCTCGCCTACGCCGGCACCGTATCCTCGGGCGACCACCTCGGGTGGGAACGGCGCTCCCTCTCCCGACTGGGCGGCACGCTCATCGACGGCGCGATCCTCGTCACGCCGACCAGCACACCCGCACAATCCAGCGTGCCGATCGTCGCCGTCGACCCGCACACCGGAGCAGATGGACCGGCGACGGTCGCCGTGCACAATTTCGACGGCGCCCGTGCCGCGACCGAGCACCTGATCTCCCTCGGGCATCGACGCATCGGACACCTGCGTGGTCGCACCGACCTGGAATCCGCCCACCAGCGCGAACGCGGATACCGCGCGGCATTGGACGCGGCCGGCATCCCGTTCGATCAGGCACTCGTCGTGGAAGGCGGATATCGCGCGGCGAGCGCGACCGCCGGTTCTCATGCACTTCTCGATCTCGACGACCGTCCGACCGCGGTCTTCGCGGCGAACGATCTCTCCGCGATCGAGATGATCGGGGTCGGGACAGAACGCGGGCTGCGCGTACCGCAGGACCTCTCGGTGGTCGGCTTCGATGACATCCCAGAAGCAGCGTCGAATGTTCCGCAGCTGACCACCGTGCGACAACCCCTCGCCACGATGGGCGCCGTCGCCGTGCGCATTCTGCTCAGCATGCTCGACGGAGGTGAGCCGGAGCACATTCGGCTGCCGGCCGAGCTGATCACCCGCAGTTCGACGATGCCCCCCACGCGCTGA